One genomic region from Paraburkholderia azotifigens encodes:
- a CDS encoding EAL domain-containing protein yields MNPLERRVSEGLLGGEFRLAFQGIYDVKSGKLARVEALIRWLHPDYGMLLPDAFLVALDHPLVALQLTYHAIDGACRAIADAQRKGQRVCPIAVNAPPRVVADEHFPATVMQIARMHGVEPDLLELELVETEDATRLLAAPPLTKPLREAGMRLAIDDFGTGYSSLALLSTIDVDTVKVAREMLDGVPDCPRASAVASGVLSLLERLEVAVVVEGVETKALARWLAQWPKVLAQGFFYARPTFDYADVPVQERYVA; encoded by the coding sequence ATGAACCCACTTGAACGACGCGTGAGCGAAGGCCTGCTCGGCGGAGAATTTCGCCTCGCTTTTCAGGGCATTTACGATGTGAAGTCGGGCAAGCTTGCGCGTGTCGAAGCATTGATCCGCTGGCTGCATCCCGACTACGGCATGCTGTTGCCCGATGCCTTTCTCGTCGCGCTCGATCATCCCCTCGTCGCGCTGCAACTGACGTATCACGCGATCGACGGCGCATGCAGAGCGATTGCCGACGCGCAGCGCAAGGGGCAACGCGTATGTCCCATTGCCGTCAACGCGCCGCCGCGCGTGGTCGCCGACGAGCATTTTCCAGCGACCGTGATGCAGATCGCGCGCATGCATGGCGTCGAACCCGATCTGCTCGAACTCGAACTCGTCGAGACGGAAGACGCCACGCGTCTGCTCGCCGCACCGCCTCTGACGAAACCGCTGCGCGAAGCAGGCATGCGTCTCGCCATCGATGACTTCGGCACCGGCTATTCGTCGCTCGCGCTGCTGAGCACGATCGATGTCGATACCGTGAAGGTCGCGCGTGAGATGCTCGATGGCGTGCCCGACTGTCCGCGCGCGTCGGCCGTTGCGTCGGGCGTGCTGTCGTTGCTCGAACGGCTCGAAGTCGCGGTGGTGGTGGAGGGCGTCGAAACAAAGGCGCTCGCGCGTTGGCTCGCGCAGTGGCCGAAGGTGCTCGCGCAGGGCTTCTTCTATGCGCGCCCGACTTTCGACTACGCCGACGTACCCGTGCAGGAGCGATACGTCGCGTAG
- a CDS encoding TldD/PmbA family protein: MMGDTPTSRSHAHFIALASEIEQRLAAHEIALSSFAAEQSDFIRFNEGQVRQTGRVSQASLTLRLIDGQRQAYATLTATGDMSADAETIAATLAALREGLHDAPDDPHLLFDTTVWSESTQRTGTLPRPDALPLVVAQYARGLDFVGFYAGGTIARGFASSLGSRGWYEVENFNFSWSLYDASGRAIRNHYAGDRWSEAVFARKLEEAAARLPVFARAPRMLAPGRYRTYFAPAALQELMETASLSAFSARMQATARNEFYRLNIGEASLDPRMTLTEDLSLDITPRFNDDGYQRRSVPLVEAGRAVSQLTNARTAREYGLTPNGATAGEVPSALSMEGGDLAQADVLHALDTGLYIGNLWYVNFSDRMNCRMTGMTRFATFWVEQGRIVAPVDAMRFDDSLYRLLGSELERIGAAPELLLNDWTWGARATGGMKLPGLLVRSFELTL; this comes from the coding sequence ATGATGGGCGACACACCGACGTCCCGTTCCCACGCGCATTTCATTGCACTCGCCAGCGAGATCGAACAGCGGCTCGCCGCACATGAAATCGCTCTGTCGTCGTTCGCGGCCGAGCAGTCGGACTTCATCCGTTTCAACGAAGGCCAGGTGCGCCAAACCGGCCGCGTTTCGCAAGCGAGCCTGACGCTGCGATTGATCGACGGGCAACGGCAGGCCTATGCGACGCTGACGGCAACAGGCGATATGTCTGCCGACGCCGAAACGATCGCCGCCACGCTGGCGGCACTGCGCGAAGGCCTGCACGACGCACCCGACGATCCGCATCTGCTGTTCGACACGACGGTGTGGTCGGAATCGACACAACGCACGGGCACGCTGCCGCGGCCCGATGCGTTGCCTCTCGTCGTCGCGCAATACGCGCGTGGTCTCGACTTCGTCGGGTTCTACGCGGGCGGCACGATTGCCCGCGGTTTCGCTTCGTCGCTCGGCAGCCGCGGGTGGTACGAAGTCGAGAACTTCAATTTCAGCTGGTCGCTCTATGACGCGAGCGGCCGCGCAATCAGAAATCACTATGCAGGCGATCGGTGGAGCGAGGCCGTATTCGCCCGCAAGCTCGAAGAAGCAGCCGCACGGTTGCCCGTCTTCGCGCGCGCGCCGCGCATGTTGGCGCCAGGTCGATATCGCACGTACTTCGCGCCTGCCGCGCTGCAGGAACTGATGGAGACCGCGTCGCTCAGTGCCTTCTCCGCGCGCATGCAGGCCACTGCGCGTAACGAGTTCTATCGGTTGAACATCGGCGAGGCGTCGCTCGATCCGCGCATGACGCTCACGGAAGATCTCTCGCTCGACATCACGCCGCGTTTCAATGACGACGGCTATCAACGTCGAAGTGTCCCGCTCGTCGAAGCGGGACGCGCGGTGTCGCAGCTGACGAACGCCCGCACGGCTCGCGAATACGGTCTCACGCCCAATGGCGCGACGGCGGGTGAAGTTCCCTCCGCGCTGTCGATGGAAGGCGGCGATCTCGCGCAAGCGGACGTGCTGCACGCGCTCGACACCGGTCTCTACATCGGCAACCTGTGGTACGTGAACTTCTCCGACCGGATGAACTGCCGGATGACGGGCATGACGCGTTTCGCGACCTTCTGGGTCGAGCAGGGCCGTATTGTCGCGCCCGTTGACGCCATGCGCTTCGACGACAGCCTGTACCGCCTGCTCGGCAGCGAACTCGAACGCATCGGCGCCGCACCCGAACTGCTTCTGAACGACTGGACGTGGGGTGCGCGCGCGACAGGCGGCATGAAGCTGCCGGGCCTGCTGGTGCGTTCGTTCGAGCTGACGTTATGA
- a CDS encoding MFS transporter, with amino-acid sequence MASIETTHAAGRLDAVRPLEDRTLRKIVIASVAGNAMEWYDFFVYGTAAALVFGQLFFPAGADPLIGTLGAFAAFAMGFVARPLGGIVFGHIGDRYGRKASLVWTLLIMGIATFAIGLLPTYTQVGVWSPFALVVLRLLQGIASGGEWGGGVLMISESAPPEKRGYYAAWSQLGVGGGFVLSSGAFLAAQSLPHDAFISWGWRLPFLASIAIFAIGVYIRHSLPESRDFEQTEKRGEKTHMPVVEVLRRHPKEILMAMGLRVAENGGAYIFLAFSLVYGKFAGIASSVMLTGVMLAMVVEMAAMLAWGRLSDRIGRKPVYMIGAAGLIVMAFPFFWMLDTHQAPWIYLALILGTAVCHGAMIGTLPALVGELFSTEVRYSGVALGHEVASIFAGGLSPLIATALLAHYHAYWPVSVFLMILGAITVVTLRFTHETRAGR; translated from the coding sequence ATGGCTTCCATCGAAACCACGCACGCTGCCGGCCGTCTTGACGCTGTCCGGCCTCTCGAAGACAGAACGCTGCGCAAGATCGTCATCGCATCCGTCGCTGGCAACGCGATGGAGTGGTACGACTTCTTCGTCTACGGCACGGCGGCTGCCCTCGTGTTCGGACAGTTGTTCTTCCCTGCGGGAGCAGATCCGCTGATCGGCACACTCGGCGCGTTCGCAGCGTTCGCGATGGGCTTCGTCGCGAGACCATTGGGTGGCATCGTATTCGGCCACATCGGCGACCGCTATGGACGCAAGGCGTCGCTCGTATGGACGCTGCTGATCATGGGCATCGCGACATTCGCGATCGGTCTGCTGCCCACTTATACGCAGGTCGGCGTCTGGTCGCCGTTCGCGCTCGTCGTATTGCGCCTGCTGCAAGGCATCGCGTCGGGCGGCGAATGGGGTGGCGGCGTACTAATGATTAGCGAGAGCGCACCGCCCGAAAAGCGCGGCTACTACGCGGCATGGAGCCAGTTGGGCGTGGGCGGCGGATTCGTGTTGTCGTCTGGCGCATTTCTCGCGGCACAATCGCTGCCTCATGATGCATTCATCAGTTGGGGATGGCGGCTGCCGTTCCTTGCGAGCATCGCGATTTTTGCAATCGGCGTTTATATCCGCCATAGTCTGCCGGAAAGCCGCGATTTCGAGCAGACGGAAAAGCGCGGAGAAAAGACGCATATGCCCGTGGTCGAAGTCTTGAGGCGGCATCCTAAAGAGATCTTGATGGCGATGGGCTTGCGCGTAGCGGAAAACGGCGGCGCATACATTTTTCTCGCGTTTTCGCTCGTGTATGGCAAGTTTGCCGGTATCGCGAGTTCGGTGATGTTGACGGGCGTGATGCTGGCGATGGTCGTCGAAATGGCCGCGATGCTCGCGTGGGGACGATTGTCCGATCGTATTGGCCGCAAGCCGGTGTATATGATCGGCGCGGCCGGTCTGATCGTGATGGCGTTTCCGTTTTTCTGGATGCTCGATACGCACCAGGCGCCGTGGATCTATCTCGCGCTCATCCTGGGTACAGCCGTCTGTCACGGAGCGATGATCGGCACATTACCGGCGCTCGTCGGAGAACTTTTCAGCACGGAAGTACGCTATTCAGGCGTCGCGCTCGGGCATGAAGTTGCCTCGATCTTCGCGGGCGGGCTGTCGCCGCTGATCGCCACTGCACTGCTAGCGCACTATCACGCTTACTGGCCGGTCTCGGTCTTTCTGATGATCCTTGGTGCGATCACAGTCGTCACGCTCAGGTTTACGCATGAGACGCGGGCGGGTCGATAG
- a CDS encoding DUF4148 domain-containing protein, whose amino-acid sequence MKKLALFTVSIALVSTAFASSAFAQEKTRAEVRQELIQAEQNGSQFVTDTSYPDVAPIYQQQVARQKTVQESEGAGMSGTHAAGSRMPVTGSNSSMSSCVGPVSYCAIYFGS is encoded by the coding sequence ATGAAGAAGCTTGCGCTGTTCACGGTCTCGATTGCACTCGTTTCGACGGCATTTGCATCGAGCGCATTCGCACAGGAGAAGACGCGCGCGGAAGTTCGCCAGGAGCTGATTCAGGCAGAGCAGAACGGATCGCAGTTCGTCACCGACACCTCGTATCCCGATGTCGCGCCTATTTATCAGCAACAGGTCGCGCGTCAAAAGACCGTGCAGGAAAGCGAAGGCGCAGGCATGTCTGGCACGCACGCCGCAGGTTCGCGCATGCCCGTCACGGGGAGCAACTCGAGCATGTCGTCGTGCGTCGGCCCCGTCAGCTATTGCGCGATCTACTTCGGAAGCTGA
- a CDS encoding DUF1349 domain-containing protein, with amino-acid sequence MFEQCEWFNEPSVWSLDGDTLDVTTDPKTDFWRKTHYGFTRDSGHCFGVRTQGDFTAQVRVRGQFHALYDQAGLMVRIDASAWMKAGVEFTDGLLMMSSVLTVGQSDWAIGSPIEATEGFWMRASVTQGVLRVQHSVDGKTWPLLRLAPFPVAAHYFVGPLCCTPERGGLQVQFSRFTVSTPLQKDLHDLS; translated from the coding sequence GTGTTCGAACAATGCGAATGGTTCAATGAGCCGTCTGTATGGTCGCTGGATGGCGATACACTCGACGTGACCACCGATCCGAAAACCGACTTCTGGCGCAAAACACACTATGGATTCACGCGCGATTCAGGTCACTGCTTCGGTGTACGCACACAAGGCGACTTCACCGCGCAGGTGCGCGTGCGCGGTCAGTTTCATGCGCTCTACGATCAGGCAGGCTTGATGGTGCGCATCGATGCGTCGGCATGGATGAAGGCCGGCGTCGAGTTCACCGACGGCCTCCTGATGATGAGCAGCGTGTTGACCGTCGGCCAGTCGGATTGGGCCATCGGTTCGCCGATCGAGGCCACAGAGGGCTTCTGGATGCGTGCCTCGGTTACGCAAGGCGTGCTGCGCGTACAGCATTCCGTCGACGGAAAAACATGGCCGTTATTGCGGCTCGCGCCTTTTCCCGTTGCCGCGCACTACTTCGTCGGGCCCCTATGCTGTACGCCAGAGCGAGGCGGATTGCAAGTCCAGTTCTCCCGCTTCACCGTGAGCACGCCGCTGCAAAAAGATCTGCACGACCTGAGTTGA
- the xylB gene encoding xylulokinase translates to MTFLGIDLGTSEVKVILTDDASATLATSGVRLEVAQPHPHWSEQDPQAWWQATLDAVAAVRSANPVAFAALRGIGLSGQMHGATLIDADGEVLRPAILWNDTRAFAECAELEALVPESRDITGNLAMPGFTAPKLLWLAKHEPEVFRAAAKVLLPKDYLAWKLTGDFVSDMSDASGTLWLDVARRDWSDRMLAATGLTRAHMPRLVEGSAPAAQLSDALRRDWGITGPVVVCGGAGDNAASAIGMGVAEAGSAFLSLGTSGVLFAGTDRFAPNPAQGVHAFCHCLPERWHQMSVILSAASSLGWLSKVVGREVGSLPELASTANPATAPIFLPYLSGERTPHNDANARGVFWGLTGTHSTGDLAYSVMEGVAFAMADGYAALQSAGTTLKSASFIGGGSRSPFWANLCATATGITMHRHEGSDVGAALGAARLARLAVTGEAISEVCLAPPTLESCEPDRAQAPLLAQRLARYRSIYQALKASFAEPA, encoded by the coding sequence GTGACTTTCCTTGGAATCGACCTCGGCACCTCTGAGGTAAAAGTAATTCTGACCGATGACGCATCGGCGACGCTCGCGACGAGCGGCGTGCGCCTGGAAGTGGCGCAGCCGCATCCGCACTGGTCGGAGCAGGATCCACAGGCCTGGTGGCAGGCGACGCTCGATGCCGTTGCCGCCGTGCGTAGCGCGAACCCGGTTGCCTTCGCAGCGTTGCGCGGCATCGGGCTCTCGGGACAGATGCACGGTGCGACGCTGATCGATGCTGACGGTGAGGTGCTCCGACCCGCGATACTCTGGAACGACACGCGCGCTTTTGCCGAATGCGCGGAACTGGAAGCGCTCGTACCCGAGTCGCGCGACATCACCGGCAATCTTGCGATGCCCGGTTTCACTGCACCGAAACTGCTCTGGCTTGCGAAGCACGAACCCGAGGTGTTTCGCGCTGCGGCCAAGGTGCTGTTGCCGAAAGACTATCTCGCGTGGAAGCTGACGGGCGATTTCGTGTCCGATATGTCGGATGCCTCGGGCACGTTGTGGCTCGACGTCGCCAGGCGCGACTGGTCCGACCGCATGCTTGCAGCAACGGGTTTGACGCGCGCGCATATGCCCCGGCTCGTCGAAGGCAGCGCGCCGGCCGCACAGTTGAGCGATGCATTGCGGCGTGACTGGGGCATTACGGGGCCCGTCGTGGTGTGCGGCGGCGCAGGCGACAACGCGGCGAGCGCGATCGGCATGGGCGTGGCGGAAGCGGGCAGCGCGTTTCTTTCGCTCGGCACGTCGGGGGTCCTGTTCGCGGGCACCGATCGCTTCGCGCCGAATCCCGCGCAAGGCGTGCATGCATTCTGTCACTGCCTGCCTGAGCGCTGGCATCAGATGAGCGTCATTTTGTCGGCGGCGTCGAGCCTCGGCTGGTTGTCCAAGGTCGTGGGCCGCGAAGTCGGCAGCTTGCCCGAGCTTGCGAGCACAGCCAATCCTGCCACGGCACCGATCTTTCTGCCGTACTTGAGCGGCGAGCGCACGCCGCATAACGACGCGAATGCGCGCGGTGTCTTCTGGGGTTTGACGGGCACGCACAGCACGGGCGATCTCGCGTACAGCGTGATGGAAGGCGTTGCATTTGCGATGGCGGACGGCTACGCGGCGCTGCAAAGCGCGGGCACGACATTGAAGAGCGCATCGTTTATCGGTGGGGGCTCGCGCAGTCCCTTCTGGGCGAATCTGTGTGCAACGGCAACGGGTATCACGATGCATCGGCACGAAGGCAGCGACGTCGGCGCGGCGCTCGGCGCGGCTCGTCTCGCGCGGCTCGCGGTGACGGGCGAAGCGATTAGCGAGGTCTGCCTGGCGCCGCCGACACTCGAGTCCTGCGAGCCCGATCGTGCACAGGCGCCGCTGCTTGCGCAAAGGCTTGCACGTTATCGCAGCATCTATCAGGCGCTCAAAGCGAGTTTTGCCGAACCGGCATGA
- a CDS encoding cytochrome b, with translation MTNTSRRVSRRVTRHFSPLARLLHWTMAVLILAMLFIGVAMVATVSHAHATLIALHRPLGIALLLLALLRVAVRLKNGSPALPDDMPALQRVAAKASHFVLYGLFIAMPLIGWAMLSAGGYPVTLFGAWHLPAIMPQNVDLFALLRALHTWLALALFATVLAHLAAALFHGLIRRDGVFSSMARGER, from the coding sequence ATGACGAACACCTCTCGCCGCGTCTCTCGCCGCGTCACTCGCCATTTCTCGCCGCTCGCACGCCTTTTGCACTGGACGATGGCCGTGCTGATTCTCGCAATGCTGTTTATCGGCGTCGCGATGGTCGCGACCGTGTCGCACGCACATGCCACGTTGATCGCGCTGCATCGGCCGCTTGGCATTGCCTTGCTGCTGCTCGCGCTGCTACGCGTGGCCGTGCGATTGAAGAACGGCAGCCCAGCACTGCCCGACGATATGCCCGCGTTGCAGCGTGTCGCCGCCAAGGCATCGCATTTCGTTCTTTATGGGCTATTCATCGCGATGCCGTTGATCGGCTGGGCCATGCTCTCGGCTGGCGGCTATCCCGTCACGCTGTTCGGCGCGTGGCATCTGCCCGCGATCATGCCGCAAAACGTCGACCTGTTTGCGTTGCTGCGCGCGTTGCATACGTGGCTCGCACTCGCGCTGTTTGCGACTGTTCTCGCGCATCTCGCGGCGGCCCTCTTTCATGGACTCATTCGCCGCGACGGCGTATTCTCCAGCATGGCTCGCGGCGAACGTTAG
- a CDS encoding catalase family peroxidase, whose translation MHSRFRASSPRCVPCRLAAIGAAVFALAGTFAYAAGWLTPSRLTTYRIVDQLQANSGPHPGYRRNHAKGLCVEGYFDSSGNAASISRAQVFAPGRTPLIGRFAIPGGNPSASDASVPIRSFALLFKQHDGEQWRTGMNSTPVFAVHTPEQFYQQLVAAQPDPQTGKPDPARLKAFYASHPETRPFQAWVKMHPASSGLANSTYYSINAFRFVDAGGHEHAVRWSVEPEMPYTPVDPKEKNDPDFLSEQLGKQLQHGDVRWHLIVTVANAGDPTSDATLQWPADRERIDAGTVVLERASPQSDGACRDINFDPTVLPDGIQTSDDPLLAARSAAYAVSYQRRTREEALHGAPAAQQP comes from the coding sequence ATCCATTCAAGGTTCCGGGCGTCGTCGCCACGCTGCGTGCCCTGCCGGTTGGCTGCGATCGGCGCAGCCGTTTTCGCGCTCGCCGGCACGTTCGCTTATGCAGCCGGCTGGCTTACGCCTTCGCGCCTCACGACGTACCGCATCGTCGATCAGTTGCAGGCGAATAGCGGTCCCCACCCGGGTTATCGTCGCAATCACGCGAAAGGACTATGCGTCGAAGGCTATTTCGACAGCAGCGGCAACGCGGCATCGATTTCGCGCGCACAGGTCTTCGCACCGGGCCGCACACCTTTGATCGGCCGCTTTGCGATTCCAGGCGGCAATCCGTCGGCGTCCGATGCCAGCGTGCCCATTCGCAGCTTTGCGCTGCTCTTCAAGCAGCACGACGGCGAGCAATGGCGCACGGGCATGAATTCGACGCCTGTTTTCGCCGTGCATACGCCCGAGCAGTTCTATCAGCAGCTCGTCGCGGCACAACCCGATCCACAGACGGGCAAGCCCGATCCCGCCCGATTGAAAGCGTTTTATGCGAGCCATCCTGAGACGCGTCCGTTTCAGGCATGGGTGAAGATGCATCCCGCGTCGTCGGGTCTTGCCAATTCGACGTACTACAGCATCAACGCATTCCGCTTCGTCGATGCAGGCGGACACGAGCATGCCGTGCGTTGGTCCGTCGAACCGGAGATGCCGTATACGCCCGTCGATCCGAAGGAAAAGAACGATCCCGACTTTCTGTCGGAACAACTGGGCAAGCAGTTGCAACACGGTGACGTCCGCTGGCACCTGATCGTCACCGTCGCCAATGCGGGCGATCCGACCAGCGATGCGACGCTGCAATGGCCCGCCGACCGGGAACGTATCGACGCAGGCACCGTCGTGCTCGAACGCGCGTCGCCGCAATCCGATGGCGCATGCCGTGATATCAATTTCGATCCGACCGTATTGCCCGACGGCATCCAGACGTCCGACGATCCGCTGCTTGCAGCGCGTTCCGCTGCCTATGCCGTGTCGTATCAGCGGCGCACGCGCGAAGAAGCATTGCACGGCGCACCCGCTGCACAGCAACCCTGA
- a CDS encoding TldD/PmbA family protein has protein sequence MFESLLNRLPGVLRSDADFWSVRIVDERTDDHAVRNDVAQPLRIASDRGAMLVAWCGKGAGYAATADLSEQGLQAALDTATQRAKASAAVSLIDHTRIARPAESGSYASPAIAETLPGRREWLERLQHECAAANIDERIVERMAAVQITQSEQTYVTSDGIRIDQRFRFMLPQLSVTAHAAGVTQVRTLGGDYGTLAQGGIDVLGHFGFDGAGARVAHEALQLVSAPNCPSGPRDLLLMPDQMMMQIHESIGHPLELDRILGDERNFAGWSFVKREHFGSYRYGSELLNVTFDPEPRAEAASYAFDDDGTRARREYLIRDGVLMRPLGGSLSQQRARLAGVANSRASSWNRPPIDRMANLNIEPGTSTLEAMIANIESGILMRSNTSWSIDDQRNKFQFGCEYGQLIENGKLTQVVRQPNYRGISASFWRSLVAVGNEATRGVYGTPVCGKGEPMQIIRVGHASPACVFSNVDVFGGA, from the coding sequence ATGTTCGAATCGTTGTTGAACCGCTTGCCGGGTGTGTTACGCAGCGACGCGGATTTCTGGTCGGTGCGTATCGTCGACGAACGGACCGACGATCACGCGGTCCGCAACGACGTCGCGCAGCCGCTGCGTATCGCGAGCGATCGCGGCGCGATGCTGGTCGCGTGGTGCGGAAAGGGGGCGGGCTATGCCGCGACGGCGGACCTGTCGGAGCAGGGTTTGCAGGCGGCGCTCGACACCGCGACGCAACGCGCGAAGGCAAGTGCGGCCGTCTCGCTGATCGACCACACGCGGATCGCGCGGCCCGCCGAGAGCGGCAGCTACGCATCGCCTGCCATCGCAGAGACGCTGCCGGGCCGACGCGAATGGCTCGAGCGCCTGCAGCACGAATGCGCGGCAGCGAACATCGATGAGCGTATCGTCGAACGGATGGCCGCCGTGCAGATTACGCAGAGCGAGCAGACGTATGTGACGAGCGACGGCATTCGCATCGATCAGCGCTTTCGTTTCATGCTGCCGCAGCTCTCGGTGACGGCGCACGCCGCGGGCGTGACGCAGGTGCGCACGCTCGGCGGCGATTACGGCACGCTCGCGCAAGGCGGCATCGACGTGCTCGGCCATTTCGGCTTCGACGGCGCGGGCGCGCGCGTGGCGCACGAAGCGCTGCAACTGGTGAGCGCGCCGAACTGCCCATCGGGCCCGCGCGATCTTCTGCTGATGCCCGATCAGATGATGATGCAGATTCACGAATCGATCGGTCATCCGCTCGAACTCGACCGGATACTCGGCGACGAGCGCAACTTCGCGGGCTGGAGTTTCGTGAAGCGTGAACACTTCGGCTCGTACCGCTACGGCTCTGAACTGTTGAACGTCACGTTCGATCCCGAACCGCGCGCGGAAGCCGCCAGCTATGCATTCGACGACGACGGCACACGCGCGCGACGCGAATATCTGATTCGCGATGGCGTGCTGATGCGCCCGCTCGGCGGCTCGCTGTCGCAACAGCGTGCGCGGCTCGCAGGCGTCGCGAACTCGCGCGCGTCGAGCTGGAACCGTCCGCCCATCGACCGCATGGCGAACCTGAACATCGAGCCGGGCACGAGCACGCTGGAAGCGATGATCGCGAACATCGAAAGCGGCATTCTGATGCGCAGCAATACGTCGTGGTCGATCGACGATCAGCGCAACAAGTTCCAGTTCGGCTGCGAGTACGGCCAGCTGATCGAGAACGGCAAGCTCACGCAGGTCGTGCGTCAGCCGAACTATCGCGGCATTTCAGCGAGCTTCTGGCGCAGCCTCGTCGCCGTCGGCAATGAAGCGACGCGCGGTGTGTACGGTACGCCCGTGTGCGGCAAGGGCGAGCCGATGCAGATCATCCGCGTCGGCCATGCATCGCCTGCGTGCGTGTTCAGCAACGTCGACGTATTCGGAGGCGCATGA
- a CDS encoding DUF1330 domain-containing protein, translated as MSTFAVAHLREVKMGVEIVEYLKRIDATLAPYCGHFVLHGGRYERLEGDWRGDLIAIEFPNRDLARAWYRSDAYQTILPLRTENSIGDVILIDAVPASHVATDVLCG; from the coding sequence ATGTCGACGTTTGCCGTTGCGCACCTGCGCGAAGTGAAGATGGGTGTGGAGATTGTCGAGTACCTGAAGCGCATCGATGCGACGCTTGCGCCGTATTGCGGGCATTTCGTGCTGCACGGCGGCCGCTACGAGCGGCTGGAGGGCGACTGGCGCGGCGATCTCATTGCCATCGAGTTTCCGAATCGCGATCTCGCGCGCGCATGGTATCGGTCCGATGCGTATCAGACGATCCTGCCATTGCGCACGGAGAATTCGATCGGCGATGTGATTCTGATCGACGCGGTGCCGGCGTCGCATGTCGCGACAGATGTGTTGTGCGGATAG